A region of the Corynebacterium falsenii genome:
GTTGCGCTGGTCTGCGCTACCAGCTGTACTTCGACGACCGCAGCCTCGACGGCGACCTCGTCGACGAGTACGAGGGCGTGAAGCTCGTGGTTGACCGGATGTCTTCCCCCTACCTGATGGGTGCGAAGATCGACTTTGCCGACACGATCGAGTCTCAAGGTTTCACCATCGATAACCCGAACGCGACGGGTTCCTGCGCCTGCGGCGATTCCTTCTCCTGATCGATCTCCCGATCTTGCTCGCAGCATGGGCTCAGCCCCGCGTATGAGTTCATGATCGAGCCTGCGGTCTGAGGATCGTGCACAAAGGGCCGCTGGCCTCCACGAGTGTGGAGACCAGCGGCCCTTTTGTGGTGTGCCCGACGTGCCGGAGGCGCGTATCGGTGTCGCATGGCGTGGCCAGTGGCGCCAGCGATCAGCTACAGCTCAACGGGGTATTCGCGCTGATCGATCTTCGGGTCGATGCGCTCCTCGACGAAAATGCCGTGCCAAATCATGAACGCGATGATCGTCCACAACCGGCGGGAGTGATCCGGGCCGGACCCGGTGTTCATGGCCACGCGGTGCTCTTCGAGCATCTTCAGCACCTCGGCCTTGTTGTAGATGCCGTCGGTATCCGAATCCTCGATGTTCTGCTTCGCCCAATCGTAGAGCTCCGGCCCAGCGAGCCAGTGGCGCATCGGCACAGGGAAGCCCAGCTTCTTGCGGTGCAGCACATGTGGGGGAACGATGCGCTCCATCGCCTTGCGCAGGGCGTACTTCGTGGTGCCGTGGGAAATTTTCAGATCGTGGGGGAGAGTCTCGGCCACGTCGAAGACCACCTTGTCCAAGAACGGAACGCGTAGCTCCAGGGAGTTGGCCATATTGATCTTGTCGGCCTTGACGAGAATGTCACCGCGCATCCATGTGAACAGGTCAAGGTGCTGCATCCGGGCCACCGGATCCATGTCCTTGGACTTGGCGTAGATGGGGGCGGTCACCTCGCGGTGATCCCACTCTGGACGCACGGTGCGCAGCACCCGTTCCAACTGCTGGTAGTTGAAGGATCGCGCGTTACCGTAGTAGCGATCCTCCATCGGCGTGGTGCCGCGCTGCAGCAGGGACTTGCCGCGCACGCCATCGGGCATGGCGTTGCCCACGGTGGCGAGGACCTTGCGCAGGGGAGAGGGGATCTTCTCGAACGGCGCTAGGCTCAGTGGCTCCTTGTAGATGGTGTAGCCGCCGAACAGTTCATCTGCGCCCTCGCCGGAGAGCACAACCTTGACGTGCTTGCGGGCCTCTGCGGCCACGAAGTGCAGGGGAACCAGGGAGGGATCTGCGACTGGGTCGTCGAGATACCAGATGATCTGCGGGATTGCGGCAGCGTATTCCTCAGGGCTCACGACCTTGACGATGTGTTCCGCGCCGATGGCTGCGGCCGATTCGGCGGCCACATCCACCTCGGAGTAGCCCTCGCGCTCGAAGCCCGTGGTGAAGGTGAGCAGGTTGGGGTTGTGGCGCTTGGCCAAGGCGGCGATAGCAGTGGAGTCGATGCCGCCGGAAAGGAACGAACCCACGGTCACATCAGCGCGCATGTGCTTGGCAACCGAGTCCTCCAGGGCTTCGGCGATGCGCTGGAACACGGCCTCTTCGCCGCCAGCGGGAACCTTCTTGACGGGGAAGCGGGGCTCAAACCACCGCGACTCTTCGATCTGGGATCCGGGGCGCACGAAGCCGTAGCTACCGGACTCGAGGCGGCGGATGGACTTGTGCAAGCTCTCCGGTTCCGGCACGTACTGCAAGTCGGTGTAGTGCTCGATGGCGCGAATATCCAGCGAGGTGTCCAGGCCAATAGCATCGGCCATGGACAGGATGCACTTCTTCTCCGAAGCGAACACGGTGCCAGCCTCGGTCGTGGCGATGTACATCGGCTTAATGCCGAACTGATCGCGAGCGATGAACAGCTGCTTGTCCTGAGAATCCCACACTGCAAAGCCGAACATTCCGCGCAGGTGGTTGACCACGTCCGCGCCCCAGTGGTGGTAGCCCACCACGATGGTTTCGCCGTCGCCTTCAGTATTAAAAGTATAACCTGCATCCTGAAGCTCCTGGCGAAGCTCCACGTAGTTGTAGATCTCGCCGTTGAACGTCAGAGCATAGCGGTTCTCCTGCCCCTCGGGTCCCCACTGCAGCGGCTGGTGTGAGTGGGCGATGTCAATGATCGACAGGCGGTTGAAGCCGAAGACAACATCGTCATCGTGCCAAGTACCGCTATCGTCCGGCCCTCGGTGATGCATGCAGGGAAGAGCATCCTCCACTGCGCTGACATAACGCTCCGCGGCACCATCTGCCGCGATGAATCCAAGCAATCCACACATGCGTGAAGACTTTACGCGCGCCATGCCCCCTCGGGCTAGCTCACTCGCCGGAAGCGGCCCATCCACCCGCGGGAAACGCACCGGCAGCGCCACCAATTCCAGCGTAGCCTGTGAGGTATGGCTAAAACTTTTGCAGATCAACTAGTACAGACATTGGAAAAGCAGGGCGTCAAGCGCATCTTCGGACTCGTGGGTGACAGCTTGAACCCCATCGTGGACGCAGTGCGTCGATCGAACATCGAGTGGATCCACGTGCGCAACGAGGAAGCCGCGGCCTTCGCCGCCGGCGCCGAGTCCCTCGTCACCGACTCCCTCGCCGTGTGCGCAGGCTCCTGTGGGCCGGGTAACACCCACCTCCTCCAGGGCCTCTACGATTCCCACCGCAACGGCGCGAAGGTTCTCGCGCTGGCGTCGCACATCCCCAGCATCCAGATTGGCTCGCAGTTCTTCCAGGAAACCCACCCAGAAAAGATCTTCCAGGAGTGCTCGTCCTACTGCGAGATGGTCAACTCCCCGTCCCAGGGTGCACGTCTGATTCACAACGCCATCCAGTCGACCGTGGGCGGCAACGGCGTATCCGTTCTCGTGATCCCCGGTGACATCTCCTCCCAGGAAGCCGCCGACGAGCGCTTCATCGATGGCGGATACGTCTCCGGCCGTCCCGTCATGTTCCCGGATGCCCGTCAGGCAGCCGAGCTCGCCAACGCCATCAACGAGGCCAAGACCGTCACCTTGTTCTGTGGCGTGGGCGCAAAGGATGCCCGCGAACAAGTCCTCAAGCTTGCCGAGAAGATTAAGTCTCCGGTCGGGCACGCCTTCGGCGGCAAGATGTTCATTCAGTACGACAATCCTTTCGATGTCGGAATGTCTGGACTCCTCGGCTACGGCGCGTGCCGCGATGCGATGTACGACGCCGACCTGCTGATCCTGCTGGGAACCGACTTCCCGTACAACGACTTCCTGCCGGACAACAACGTTGCCCAGGTGGACATCGAACCCATGCACATCGGCCGACGCACCACCGTGCACCACCCAGTTGTCGGCGACGTGGCAGCGGTCATCGAGTCGATCCTCCCGCACGTCGAGGAGAAGACCGATCGGTCGTTCCTTGACAAGCAGCTACGCAACCACGAGCGCGCCATGAAGGGTGTCGTGGACGTCTACTCCGAGAACGTCGAGAAGATGAAGCCCATCCACCCCGAGTATGTCGCGGACATCATCGATGGTTTGGCCGACGACGACGCCATCTTCACCGTGGACACGGGCATGTGCAACGTCTGGGGAGCGCGCTACATCACGCCGAACGGCAAGCGCCAGGAAATCGGTTCCTTCCGCCACGGCACCATGGCCAACGCCCTGCCGCACGCCATCGGCGCGCAGGCGGCTGCTCCCGACCGCCAAGTGATCAGCTTCTGCGGCGATGGCGGACTGGGCATGCTCATGGGAGAGCTGCTCACGGTCAAGCTCCACAACCTGCCGATCAAGGCTGTGGTCTTTAATAACTCCTCGTTGGGCATGGTCAAGCTCGAGATGCTCGTCGAAGGCCTCCAGGAGTTCCAAACCGATCACGACGAGGTGAACTACGCCAAGATCGCGGAGGCCGTGGGAATCACCGCGATCCGTATCGAAAACCCGGAGGATGTCGAGGACGGCATCCGCAGGGCTCTGGCTACGCCTGGTCCGGTGCTCGTCGACGTTGTGACCGACCCGAATGCCCTGAGCCTTCCCCCGAATATCACCTGGGAAATGATGATGGGCTTCTCCAAGGCCGCCACCAAGACGGTGTTCTCCGGTGGCGTGGGTCGCATGCTCAACCTGGCGAAGTCCAACCTTCGCAATTTGGGCGCAGCCGGCACCATCGAAACGAACAAGATCTAGAGATGTGAAGCACACTGGGGGAGGGGCGGGACTGGTGGCGTCGAAAAACCAAAGGTCGAAGACCGGCGCCACCTAACCCGTGTGGGGGCAACGGGGAGGGGCACCACACCCGAAAAGGGAAATTCCAGCGGTGTGATGGTGGCAGGAAGCTGCCAATGGTCTAGAGTTCTAGTGTGAAGTGGTTTAGAGCCAGAGGCTATGAACGCACTGCAGGTTCACAGCTCTCTTTAAGAACCTCAAGGCGCTAGACCAAATGACGTGTGAACGAGGAAGGCAAACTCGCGTGAAACAGCGAAATAATCACGGTTTGACTCGCCGTATTGGCCTCGCAGGTCTTCTGGGCCTCAGTGGTCTCGTGCTGACCGGTTGTAACGTTGCCCCGCCGGATAACGGCTTCTTCCACGCCCTGCGTATGGGCTGGCCGACGGGCATCACCCCGGAAAGTAAAGAAATGGGCAACCTGTGGGTGTGGGTCTGGGTGACCGCCTGGATCGTCGGCATCGTCATGTGGGGCCTGCTGTTCCTGAACATGGGCCGCAACAGCGCAAAGCGCCAGGCAAAGAAGGGCAACACTGAGGAATTCCCGCGTCAGACCGGCTACAACGTGCCGCTGGAGCTGGTTCTCACCACGCTGCCCGTGCTGATCATCATGGGTCTGTTCTTCTTCAACGTGCAGGCTCAGGACAGCGCTACTGCTCTGGACAAGGATCCCAAGGTTCGCGTTGATGCGACCGGCTTCCAGTGGAACTGGAAGTTCGGCTACGGCATGATCAGCAGCGACGTCCTCGGCCAGAACTACGACGGAACTGACCAGGCAGCTCAGAAGCAGGCCGAAGATTCCAAGTACCCCAAGGAGGGCGTGGACTCCCACGGCCACGAGATCGTTGGTCCCGTCCACGGTCGCTCGGAAGATGACTACTCTTACCTGAACTTCGACAAGATCGAGACCGTTGGCACCACCGAGGAGATCCCGGTTCTGGTTCTGCCGACCAACACCGCGATCGAGTTCAACCTCGCATCTGCGGACGTTGTTCACTCCTTCTGGATCCCCGAGTTCCTGTTCAAGCGCGACGTGTTCCCGCACCCCGACCAGAACAAGTCCGAGCGTCGCTTCCAGATCGAGCAGATCAACCAGGAAGGCGCATTCGTGGGCCGCTGTGCTGAGATGTGCGGTACCTACCACTCCATGATGAACTTCGAGCTGCGTGCTGTGAGCCCGGAGAAGTTCAAGGAGTACATCCAGTTCCGCGAGGCTAACCCCCAGGCTCCGAACTCTGATGCTCTCAAGAAGATCGGCGAGGCCCCCTACGCGGTGACCACGCACCCGTTCAAGACGGACCGCACCGGTACCCGCTCCTTCAACGACAACTACAAGGATCCAAACGCCGCCTAGGGTAGGCAGAAAGAGAAGACTCCAATGACTTCTGGCGCAAAACTCTTCTACGCAGTTGGCACCTTCCTCGCGTCGGCCACGGTGCTGTACATCTTGGCGACGATCTACCTGAAGGACTCCGCCAACCTCATCGGACTCGAGTGGGCCGGTGCCACCGGCCTGGTCATGTCCACCCTGTTGGCCTTCATGCTGGCGGGCTACCTGCACCTAACCGACAACAAGACTGACATCAGCCCGGCCGACTGGGAAGAGGCCGAGATCGAAGACGGAGCTGGCGTGCTCGGCTTCTTCTCCGCAAGCTCCATCTGGCCGTTCGTGATGACCGTCGCCATCGTGCTCTTGGGCGCCGGCATCGCGTGGTGGCACTACTGGCTAATCGTCATGGGCGCGGTGATCCTGATCTGGGCCGCAACCATGCTGAACCTGCAGTACGGCGCTCCGCCGGAGAAGCACTAGTTATCGAAGCTCTAATTACCAGAGCTCCGGCTTAAGCCCACGAGAAAGCCGCCCTCCTATCACACGGGGAGGGCGGCTTTCGCCATGCCTTAGTTGTCCAGAGTGATCTGGGACTTGATGTCACTCACCCAGAATGGCGCTCAGCTGTGCGCCGGCTGCACCAGATTCCAGAGCTTCCCGAGCGACTTGCACATTGCGCCGCAAGCTTTCATGGAAGCCTTGTTCCTCCCATCCATGGTATGCGGTGAGCGCTCCGGCGGCGTTAATCAGCACAGCATCCTTGATGGCCCCGTCGATCTCATTCGCCATGAGCTTGCGGGCAACATCTGCGTTGTAAGCCGCATCGCCACCTGCCAGCGATCCCTCAGGGTGGAAGTCGAGGCCGACGCTGCGTGGGTTGATGATCTCTTCGCCAGTCACGCCTTCGGAATTGACGGTGACAACCTCCGTGGGAGTGCATACCGAAATCTCATCCATGCCGTCCATGCCACGAACAACGAGCACCCGACTTCCCTGGTGAGCGAAGGCGCCACCCATGATCGGCATGAACTCCTTGAATGCACATCCAATGAGTCCGTATTTCGGAGATGCGGGGTTAGTCATGGGGCCGAGGAGGTTAAAGAGCGTGGGCACCCCGAGTTCGGAGCGGACAGGCCCAGCGAAGCGCATTGCCGGGTGATAGGTCTTGGCGTACATGAACGCAAACTTGGATGCCTCTAGATCCTTCACGACGTCCTCAGGCGACCGCTCGATGTCGAGCCCGAGCGCTTCGAGCATGTCGGCACCGCCGCACCTGGATGATGCTGCTCGATTGCCGTGCTTGACTACCGGAATTCCCGTAGCGGCGACGACGAAAGAAGCCATCGTCGAGATATTGACCGTATGGTGGCCATCGCCCCCTGTACCAACGATGTCTACACAATTGTTATTGTCCAGGACTACGTTCGTGGCAAAGCTTCGCATGGTCGAGGCAGCGGCGGCGAGCTCGGCTGCCGTGATTCCACGTACTCGCAGGCCGAATGCGAAGGCCGCGATTTGTGCATCCGTAGCGCGGGCGTCCATGATCTCCTGCATGGCCCACTGGACCTGGCTCTCGCTGAGCTCTTCACCGCGGCCAAGACGGCCGAGAACTCCCGGCCAGGTGAAATAGGACTCCGGTAGTTGAGATGAGCGCAGGGATTGGGCAGTAGGGGACATGCAGTTCTTCCTTCCGGTGTTGTTCTTGGCTGATGTGGGCTGTGAGATCTCATCGGCGAGAAACTCAATGCGCTTTTAAGGTTAGTCGCAGGAGCCGGAGCCTCGACGCTGAGAGCGGCTAACACGAATCTGGGATGTCGATCACCCCCGGAGCGGGGCAGATTGCACAGGGGGCTTGACTAATGATGCAGTTGACCTCGTGATTTTTCGGCCGTCGTTTGGAAGGGGCAAAAAGTTCCCGTTAGCCCCTATCGGGGGAGACTGCCAGGTTGTTCCAATGTTTTACCTGCGATTTTCCAGCTGCTTAAAAGAAAGAGTGCGTGGTGAATCGACTCTGAGCACAGGAACGGCCATACTTATAGGCGTGACGAGCGCAGTTGAAAACCCAGGTATGGCAGCACCACAACGTGTTGCGACACTGAACCGACCCAACATGGTCAGTGTCGGCACGATTGTGTTCCTGTCTCAGGAATTGATGTTCTTTGCTGGTCTGTTCGCGATGTACTTCGTGTCCAAGGCCAACTCCGGAGGAAATTGGCCTTCGGAGCCCACTGAGCTGAATGTGCCCTACGCGGCAGTGGTCACCGTTATTCTGGTGAGCTCTTCATTCACGGCTCAGATGGGCGTGTTTGCGGCGGAAAGGGGTGATGTCTTCGGTCTCCGCAAGTGGTACGCCATCTCAGCATTGCTGGGCTTCATCTTCCTGCTCGGTCAGGGAAATGAGTACCGCAACCTTGTTTCAGAGGGCACCACGATCGCTTCCTCCGTTTACGGATCGGTCTTCTACATCACAACCGGATTCCACGGCGCCCACGTCCTTGCTGGCGTGATCGCCTTCCTGGTTGTCCTGCTGAGGACTGTGAAGTCGAAGTTCACGCCCGCCCAGGCAACCGCAGCCGTCGTGGTGTCTTACTACTGGCACTTCGTCGACGTGGTCTGGATTGGCCTCTTCATCACGATTTACTTCATCCAGTAGGCCGTACAGGCCGATCCCCTGAGTCGGCCTACAGCCCATCGCACTTCCACAGACGAAATAAAAGGGAACAAGATGGATACCAACTCCACTAAAGCAGACGCTAGCCAGGTGACTAGCGGCGAAAAGGTCAGTGTCGCCAAGGCACGCCGTCGCCGCAAGTTGCGCAAGACGCTGGCCGGCGCACTGGCGCTAGTCTTCGCCCTGACCGGCGCGGGCTTCATCGCCAACGCGCTTACCCCGGATCCGCAGAATGCAGTAGCCGAGCAGGATACTTCGGCACTCATCACCGAGGGTAAGCAGATCTACGACGTTGCTTGCATCACCTGCCACGGCTCCAACCTGCAGGGTGTCAAGGACCGCGGTCCTTCTCTGATCGGTGTCGGTGAGGGCGCCGTGTACTTCCAGGTTCACTCCGGTCGTATGCCCCTGGTGCGAAACGAGTCTCAGGCTCACCGTAAGCCCCCGCGCTACAACGAGCAGCAGACCCTGGCTCTCGCCGCTTACGTCAACGCCAACGGTGGTGGCCCCGGTCTGGTTCGCGACAGCAACGGCCAGTTGGCAATGGAATCGCTTCGCGGTGCCAACTACAAGGACGGAAAGATCAACCCTGCGGACGTTGCCCGTGGTTCTGATCTCTTCCGACTGAACTGCGCATCCTGCCACAACTTCACTGGTCGTGGCGGCGCGCTGTCGAGTGGTAAGTACGCACCGGTACTGGATCCTGCTAACGAGCAGGAGATCTACCAGGCCATGCTGACCGGTCCTGAGAACATGCCTCGCTTCTCTGACCGCCAGCTGACGGCTGATGAAAAGAAGGACATTATTGCTTTCATCAAGTCCTCCAAGGAGACCCCGTCCCAGGGTGGTTGGTCCCTCGGCGGCATCGGTCCGGTGACTGAGGGCATGATGATGTGGTTCGTAGGAATCGTGATCATGATCGCCTTCGCTATGTGGATTGGATCCCGTTCATGAGTGACAAGAAGCGTGATTACAGCAAAGAAGAGCTCTCAAAGATGAGCAACGACGAGCTCGCTCGCCTCGGCACCGAGCTCGACGGGGTGACGGTTGCGTACCGCAAGGAACGTTTCCCGGTAGCTAATGACCCGGCTGAAAAGCGGGCAAGCCGCCACGTCGGCATCTGGCTCGTGCTCGCCGTGGTGTTCGCAGTTGCCTTCATCGGCATCTACCTCTTCTACCCGTGGCAGTACAAGCACCTGGGCCAGGAAGGCCTGTGGACTTACTCCCTGTACACCCCGTTGCTGGGTGTTACCGCAGGCCTCGGTATCGTCAGCCTCGGCATCGGCATCATCGTTTACACGAAGAGCTTCATTCCCGAAGAGATCTCCGTGCAGACTCGTCACGATGGTCCGTCCGACGAAGTTGACCGCCGCACCCTCGTGGCCCTCCTCAACGACTCGTGGAAGACCTCGACCCTTGGGCGTCGCCCCATGCTGAAGGGCCTCGCTGGTACCGGCGCCGTCCTGGCTGGTCTCGTTATTGCTCTCCCGCTGGGTGGCATCATCAAGAACCCCTGGAAGGCCAAGGCCATGGGCATTCAGGGCGACGGCACCCTGTGGACCACCGGTTGGACCTTGGTTTCTGAGGGCCAGAAGGTGTACCTCGGTCGCGACACTGGCGCCATCGCTGAGATGGAGAACGGCCACTACAACACCGAGGGCGTTTCTCGCCTGACCCGTGTTCGTCCCGAGGACCTGGATGCCGGCGCAATGGAAACCGTCTTCCCCCTGCCGGAGGAGATGGTCAACGATGGCGAGCTGTACTCTCCGAAGCGCAACGTTTACGAAGAGCACATGCACTCCATCCACGGTTCCCGTAACGCTGTCATGCTGATTCGTCTCCGCGAGGCTGACGCACGCAAGGCAGTTCCCCGTCAGGGTCAAGAGACCTTCCACTACGGCGAATACTTCGCCTACTCGAAGATCTGTACTCACATTGGTTGCCCGACCTCCCTGTACGAGCAGCAGACCAACCGTATTCTGTGCCCGTGCCACCAGTCGCAGTTCGATGTGATGCAGTACTGCAAGCCCATCTTCGGCCCCGCTGCTCGTGCTCTTCCGCAGCTTCCGATCTCCGTAGACGAAGATGGATACCTATTCGCCGATGGTGACTTCATCGAGCCTGTCGGCCCGGCATTCTGGGAGCGTCGTTCATGAGTAATAAGACACAGAGCCGCATGGCACATGCGGCCAACAACATCGACGAGCGGTACACCGCTTCTGGTCTGATCCGACCGCAGATCAACAAGGTATTCCCGACCCACTGGTCCTTCATGCTCGGTGAGATCGCGCTGTATTCCTTCGTGATCCTCATTCTGTCCGGTGTGTATCTCACCCTCTTCTTCGACCCCTCCATGTCGAAGGTGATCTACGACGGCGCTTACGCCCCGCTGAACGGCGTGGAGATGTCCGCCGCATACAAGACGGCACTGAACCTCTCCTTTGAGGTTCGTGGCGGCCTGTTCATCCGCCAGGTGCACCACTGGGCTGCACTGCTGTTTGCAGTGTCGATCATGGTTCACATGTTCCGCATCTTCTTCACCGGTGCGTTCCGCAAGCCGCGTGAGGCTAACTGGGTGATCGGTAGCGTGCTGCTGCTGCTGTCCGTGGCTGAGGGCTTCATGGGCTACTCCCTGCCTGACGACCTGCTGTCTGGCGTTGGTCTGCGAATCATGTCCGCGATCATCATCGGCCTGCCGATCATCGGTACGTGGCTGCACTGGATCATGTTCGCTGGCGATTTCCCCGGCGATATCATCATCCCGCGTCTGTACATCGCACACGTCCTCATTATCCCCGGCATCCTGCTTGCTCTTATCGCGGCCCACCTCGCTCTGGTCTGGTACCAGAAGCACACCCAGTTCCCTGGACCGGGTCGCACCGAGAACAACGTCGTGGGTGTTCGAATCCTGCCGATCTTTGGCGTGAAGGCCGCTTCCTTCGGTCTCATCACCTTCGGTGTCATCGCCTTCATGGCAGGCGCATTCCAGATCAACGCAATCTGGAACCTGGGACCCTACAACCCGTCTCAGGTCTCTGCAGGTTCTCAGCCTGATATCTACATGCTGTGGACTGACGGTGCTGCTCGTGTCATGCCGGCTTGGGAGCTGTACTTCGGTAACCACACCATCCCCGCAGTGTTCTGGGTAGCCTTGCTGCTCGGCCTGCTGGTGGTCCTATTGTTCACCTACCCCTGGATTGAGCAGAAGCTGACCGGCGACCAAGCTCACCACAATCTGCTGCAGCGTCCGCGCGACGTTCCAGTGCGTACCGCTGTGGGCGTCATGGCTATCGTGTTCTACGTCCTTTTGACGATCTCCGGTGGTAACGACCTCATCGCCTACCACTTCACGATCTCGCTGAACGCCATGACCTGGTTCGGTCGTATCGGCCTGGTCCTCGGCCCGCCGATTGCGTACTTCATTACCTACCACCTGTGCGTTGCCCTGCAGCGTAACGACCGTGAGGTTCTGGAACACGGCATTGAGACCGGCACCATCCGTCAGCTGCCCTCCGGCGAGTTTATCGAGGTGCACCAGCCGCTGGGACCGGTCGACGAGCACGGCCACCCGATTCCGCTGGAGTACCAGGGTGCAGAGGTGCCGAAGACGATGAACGCTCTGGGTGCCGCCGGACAGCCCGGTCGCGGTTCCTTCTTCCGTCCCGATCCCGAGGACATCGCGGAGAAGGTCGAGCGCATCGAGCACCGCAACCATGTTGAGCAGAAGGAGATGTACGAGCGTCTCACCGAGTTCAACCGCAAGAAGGATCAAGAAGAGCTCGATAAGTAGCTCTCTGCTCCGACATGAAGAATCCCGCCAGGTTCATCCTGGCGGGATTCTTCATGTCTATAGATGATTCTGCTTAGGGACTGCAGTTTGGCATCGCGTCGGACGCAGAAGGGTCCCTAGATTGAGCAGAAGGTGGCCGTGGCCGGACATTACGCTGGACATTACACAGACGGTGTCTACATCTCGCTGAGCCTCTGGAGTACTTCCAGAGTGGCGGTCGCATCACTTTCCGCCCGGTGCAGCGGGCGGTGCGGTGTATCTAGATACGCAGCGACATTGGCGAGTCTGTATCGACCCACAGCCTGTCTGGGGATCATGACGCGGGACAAGGCCGCGGTACACAGTAAACGGGGGATATAGGGCGGGAGAGTCTCGGAGTGCGGTTCACCCGCTTGGAATTCGTCTCCGTGGGGCTCGTACTCAGCCCTGAGGAATTCCCTGTGAAGAAAAGTCAGATCGAAAGCCACGTTATGGCCGATGAGTGGGGGAGGAGTAGCTGCATCCCCATCCGTAAGGAAGTCGTGCAGTTCGACGGCGACGTCCCGAAATGCGGGGCTGCCCGCAACATGACCGTCTGAGAGCCCGGTGAGATCCGTGATCTCGTCCGGGATAGATATTTCTGGATTGATGAGAGTATGAAACGATTGGTCCACAAGGCCCTGGCTAACAGAAAGCGCAGCGATCTCGATAATCCTGTCCTGCGCTGGGTCTAATCCAGTAGTCTCAACATCCACCACCATGCAGCGTCGTAGAGCCTGCGTGGGGTCCAAACGATCTCCTGAAGTCACGTCTAACACCCTACTTCCGCTGCATTTCGGAGCGGTAACGGACCGATAACGCCAAGTTTGTGACAAACCTCACACGCGCCTCTCTGCTGTGGCGATCGCTCGGTGGATTCTCCGACCATAGCCCTTCAGGGTGCCGCTTATGTGCTGGTCAAACGCTTGAGCGGCTGCCTTTTTCGGGACGTGTGGGTTTTCTCGCAAAACGGCCACGACTTGATAACGAAACGATATCGAAGCCCAATCATCAACTTTTTCGGCGTTTGGCTAGACACGAGTTGCAACAATTTCGTAATCTTTTTGAGACCTTAGCGGTGAACGAAACAAAACAAACGCTTTGGCACCGCACCGCGGTAGTGGCGATAACTACCGGCGAGGGAGAAATTCTCCCAGACAACGGATCGAAAGGTAAGACAGGCTCTATGGGCAAGCACAACGTGAAGAAGAACAACACCCCGCGCAACGCTGCAGTGATCGCTGCCGTGGGTGTGGGCGCCGCACTGGTGAACCCCGCTGTTGCAAGCGCTACTCCGGTTACGCACGAGCAGACCGGAATCACCGTCGACGTGCCGAACGAAGTTCTGCCTCACGTCAAGTCCTACTTCAACCAGGCTGGCATCGTCGAGCAGGCCACCGCTGCCGTCAACCAGGGCCTCGACGCCGCTGGTGCTCCGGCTGCCGCTCCGATCACCTCCATCGGCCAGGCCATCGCTGACACCGCAAAGAGCAAGATCGGTAGCCCCTACGCATGGGGTGCCGCTGGCCCCAACGCCTTCGACTGCTCCGGCCTGACCTCCTGGG
Encoded here:
- a CDS encoding C40 family peptidase: MGKHNVKKNNTPRNAAVIAAVGVGAALVNPAVASATPVTHEQTGITVDVPNEVLPHVKSYFNQAGIVEQATAAVNQGLDAAGAPAAAPITSIGQAIADTAKSKIGSPYAWGAAGPNAFDCSGLTSWAYSQNGKSIPRTSSAQANSGTPVSLDALQPGDIISYYGGASHVAIYIGNGQVVQALNESSPVRVDDLHMMPIYNAVRF